The Anolis carolinensis isolate JA03-04 chromosome 2, rAnoCar3.1.pri, whole genome shotgun sequence genome has a window encoding:
- the LOC100558459 gene encoding single-stranded DNA cytosine deaminase isoform X2, whose product MMDSLLMKQKKFLYHFKNLRWAKGRHETYLCYVVKQRNSATSCSLDFGYLRNKSGCHVEVLFLRYISTWDLDPRHCYRITWFTSWSPCYDCARHVADFLSAYPNLSLRIFAARLYFCEERNAEPEGLRRLHRAGAQIAIMTFKDYFYCWNTFVENRKTTFKAWEGLHENSVRLARRLRRILLPLYEVDDLRDAFRMLGL is encoded by the exons TCTCCTTATGAAACAAAAGAAATTCCTCTACCACTTCAAGAACTTGCGCTGGGCCAAAGGCCGCCATGAAACATACCTTTGCTATGTGGTGAAACAGCGGAACAGTGCCACATCTTGCTCCCTTGATTTTGGATATCTAAGAAATAAG tctggttgccatgttgAAGTTCTCTTTCTGCGATACATTTCGACCTGGGACCTGGATCCAAGGCACTGCTATCGAATCACCTGGTTCACATCCTGGAGCCCCTGTTATGACTGTGCCCGGCATGTGGCTGACTTCTTGAGTGCATATCCTAACCTATCATTGCGCATCTTTGCTGCCCGCTTATATTTTTGTGAGGAACGCAACGCTGAGCCTGAAGGGCTACGACGTCTCCACCGTGCAGGAGCTCAGATAGCCATCATGACTTTCAAAG ATTACTTTTACTGCTGGAACACTTTTGTTGAGAACCGCAAGACGACCTTCAAGGCTtgggaagggcttcatgagaattCTGTGCGTCTTGCCAGGAGACTGCGTCGTATCCTTTTG cCACTTTATGAAGTTGATGACCTGCGAGATGCTTTCCGGATGCTGGGACTTTAA
- the LOC100558459 gene encoding single-stranded DNA cytosine deaminase isoform X1 produces MLLIIFDVICLLSLLMKQKKFLYHFKNLRWAKGRHETYLCYVVKQRNSATSCSLDFGYLRNKSGCHVEVLFLRYISTWDLDPRHCYRITWFTSWSPCYDCARHVADFLSAYPNLSLRIFAARLYFCEERNAEPEGLRRLHRAGAQIAIMTFKDYFYCWNTFVENRKTTFKAWEGLHENSVRLARRLRRILLPLYEVDDLRDAFRMLGL; encoded by the exons ATGTTATTAATTATTTTTGATGTTATTTGTCTTCTCAGTCTCCTTATGAAACAAAAGAAATTCCTCTACCACTTCAAGAACTTGCGCTGGGCCAAAGGCCGCCATGAAACATACCTTTGCTATGTGGTGAAACAGCGGAACAGTGCCACATCTTGCTCCCTTGATTTTGGATATCTAAGAAATAAG tctggttgccatgttgAAGTTCTCTTTCTGCGATACATTTCGACCTGGGACCTGGATCCAAGGCACTGCTATCGAATCACCTGGTTCACATCCTGGAGCCCCTGTTATGACTGTGCCCGGCATGTGGCTGACTTCTTGAGTGCATATCCTAACCTATCATTGCGCATCTTTGCTGCCCGCTTATATTTTTGTGAGGAACGCAACGCTGAGCCTGAAGGGCTACGACGTCTCCACCGTGCAGGAGCTCAGATAGCCATCATGACTTTCAAAG ATTACTTTTACTGCTGGAACACTTTTGTTGAGAACCGCAAGACGACCTTCAAGGCTtgggaagggcttcatgagaattCTGTGCGTCTTGCCAGGAGACTGCGTCGTATCCTTTTG cCACTTTATGAAGTTGATGACCTGCGAGATGCTTTCCGGATGCTGGGACTTTAA